The following are encoded in a window of Alosa sapidissima isolate fAloSap1 chromosome 12, fAloSap1.pri, whole genome shotgun sequence genomic DNA:
- the LOC121677816 gene encoding frizzled-2-like, with product MMKALLCVILAFLFAVLGEGMATPNTATGSCEQINIPLCKDLPYTHTLMPNLLGHRTQEDAGLEVHQFYPLVKIQCSQAMKPFICSVYAPECESGRARAPCKRTCMAAKQGCHPLMTKFGSEWPEQLNCDKFSEETCKESETIQNITISDIPHLLQDIADHDKALSPTTWRKLFFYSDKDGSGNLNNKEYQEMKSFLTILRQHFTESWLPGRHHHRSFRRILEDRGVNLSYKTTEDLWIIYKIGKDDYDEFVVILTKLEILKGRFDAKVLSGLPCDCKIAGFTFDEFILNAAL from the exons ATGATGAAGGCTCTACTATGTGTAATCCTAGCATTTCTCTTTGCAGTCTTA GGGGAGGGAATGGCGACGCCTAACACAGCCACTGGATCTTGTGAACAAATCAACATCCCTCTATGCAAAGACCTGCCTTACACCCACACCCTCATGCCAAATTTGCTAGGACACAGGACTCAGGAAGATGCTGGTCTGGAAGTGCATCAGTTCTACCCCCTGGTGAAAATTCAATGCTCACAAGCAATGAAGCCTTTCATCTGCTCAGTGTATGCCCCTGAGTGTGAGTCTGGGAGAGCCCGTGCACCTTGCAAGCGAACCTGCATGGCAGCAAAACAGGGCTGCCATCCACTCATGACTAAGTTTGGCTCTGAGTGGCCTGAACAGCTCAACTGTGACAAATTCAGTGAAGAGACTTGCAAGGAGAGTGAGACCATTCAGAACATCACCATTTCAGATATCCCTCATCTTCTGCAAGACATTGCAGATCATGATAAAG CTTTAAGTCCAACGACCTGGCGAAAGCTATTTTTCTACAGTGAT AAAGATGGATCAGGCAATCTAAATAACAAAGAGTATCAAGAAATGAAGAGCTTTCTCACTATTTTAAGACAACACTTCACTGAAAGCTGGCTGCCAGGACGTCATCACCACAGATCTTTTCGACGGATTCTGGAGGATCGTG GTGTGAATTTAAGTTATAAGACAACAGAGGATCTGTGGATTATATACAAGATTGGCAAGGACGACTATGATGAATTTGTAGTCATTCTGACAAAACTAGAGATCTTGAAAG GACGATTCGATGCTAAGGTCCTGTCCGGTTTACCTTGTGACTGCAAGATAGCTGGGTTTACCTTTGATGAG TTCATCCTGAATGCCGCCCTGTGA